A stretch of DNA from Tigriopus californicus strain San Diego chromosome 11, Tcal_SD_v2.1, whole genome shotgun sequence:
TGAAAAGGGAGTCGTTGGCCGCTTTCAGGATGAGCTGGGGGAGCTGGGACGCCATAAGTGAAGGCTATAGACGAAGATGAGCGCTGGGAAGGTCCCGTATCCTTGACTTGTTGATAAATCATTAACAAAATATAGTTGGCTGGGTGAATTACAGTCAAACAGTAGTAAAAGCTATTGACGACTTCAGTTAATGTGGAGTTGATGGAGAGCAGTGAAAACCCATGGCCTGGGTCATGATGCCATTGACATGAAGGCCATTCTTGATCCACATCTGGGAGAGAAACAATTTGAGATGGCCCGATTCCAAGAATTGACTATTGATTGGCTTTTAAATGTATCATATTGTAACCAGACCCAAACGGCTCCCTTCGTGAACAGGAACACCCAGGCTGGGGTCAGCTCATGTTTTCTCAAGTTCATGGTGAAAATAACGAGTCAAGTGTTAATGTTAGATATTTACATCAGCTCTGCTTGAAAACTGCATTGGTTGTTAATATCTAAAATTTTAACGCAAGCATTGCCTTGACAATCTGTTGTTAATCCTACTTAGTAGACAACTTCGAAAGCATAGCTATGGTCAGATTACTTGTACATTGTATTAAGAGACGAATTGAAGTGGTTTAAAGAAACTTGGAAATCCCATTTGGGACCTTGAAAGGTCCTAGAATCATCGAGACGGCCGAATTAGGAAGCATGTTAAAGATCGTCTCACGTCAAATTGTCTTGAAGAATCAGTCAACTCTTTGGTCATTTATTTGGCTTACAAAcctgaaaaaattgaaaaatcaaagatggtTGTTACAGTTTCTTCTTTCCGATGTccaagattttcatttgatttatttcaatgaCTAAAGCCCTAGTTCATGCACAAAAAGGTCGTGTCATGATAATATCTAAAGCGTAATACAATCATCATAAAGGTGTGCTTCTTCTTTCACTTGCTCTCAATAGTTGGTCCCCCTCTGAAGTTATTTGAAGTTTGACATTCGCCATATTGGTCCTCTTTAACTCATTCAAGAGAACATTCGCTAACCGTTTTTGAGATCGACCATGAACACATGCAAAACACAGAACCACTATGAAGAGAACAATCAGGAGCCATAAAACGGTTGGATGAAGGAAAAACTCAAGGACCTAGAAAACAACGAACCCATTAGTCAGGGTCAAAGATGTCATTGGAATCCATTTTCTGGTATATCTTACTGGGAAAAACCATGAATCGTTCAACCTTAACGATTCAATGACAAAATCGTATATGAGACATGCCCCATCAGGTGCAGAGCACTTGACGTCCCGAAATGGTCCACAAGACACAGAAGGTTGGACGGTTTTCATAGTCACAGCGAGTGCAATTACACTCAATGAAAAGGCCAATAACAAGAAACCTTTGAAGAGGGATGAAGGCTGAATCACGGTTTGTTTTCCCAAGGTAGGTTTACAAACCTAAATAGAGACATGCATTTGAAGCGTAAAATGATGAATTCAATGATTCCAGACGTTTAATAACTTACGAATCTGACGTAAAGCCAACGGAGCAGGAATAGTAGCATCATTTTGATGACGGTGACCAGTGTGATAAGTGGGGCGTAGAACATGGCCAACCAGCAAATTGTTTGGGAGTAGACAATGTCCAATACGTGCTTGGAAATGGTGAATTCGATGGAACCTAAAAATTTAAAGATTTTGTTCTTCCGCTTACTTCCGATCAATTTCGCCCGCGCCAAGTCAACTAGGAAAACGACAAGCTGACCCAGAAAATCCACCACGGTCAATTGGTAGAACTGTCTGCCCAAATACGATTCCCAACAAAGCTGTTTGTTGCAAGGAGTATCTGGGACATTGTTGTTAGAGCACAGCTCCACAGGCATTTGGCACTCTGAGGACTGAGTCAGTATATCGACACTCCCATCGGGATTCTTGCAGCCGTACGTATAATTGCAATTGACGGTGAAATAGATGGACAAGAAAGCCAATATCAGGGATGCCATCCGGAGGACAATGGATCGTGCCAGATGAATGACCAGTTCCATTTTGGACGAGTATTTCTCGAACTTGATGACAAAGGCAAAAATCAAAGGCAGGATGATATTGGCCACGGTAATCGTAAGAGACGGAACGTAGTTCAAAACGAAACACAAAAAAGATGGCGCATGGGTATTGTCAACATTGGAGcagttttgttccaaaagccaTTGGGGAACAAGAATACCAGTGAATTGGTAAATGCCGTAGCCTGCTCCTCCTAGTAATCCCAATATGACCACATTGATAAAAACCCTTGTGGCCCAGAGGCAAACCTTGCCCCCAAGCTTCAATTCCCTTTTCTTCGTCGTTTCTTTTATGTTTTCAGTTAATCCAGTCATATTGGTCTGAATGTGTTTCTTCAGGGTTTTAATGGCACTTTCCTGGGCCAAGTTATGGTCCCAGGTGGCAAAGATGAGGTGACTCATTCGATAGGATTTGGTCGCCCATGTCCTTGACTTGGTTCGCATATATTTGGTTGTAGAAGCGACCACGACGATTAGGTTGATAAGTAGCACAATCAAAAAGACCACGATGTATTCCAATCCGAAGTTGTACGACCAGTCGCCCGAGGGAAACGTGTGTGTCCCACTGTAGTAGCCATAAAAGAGAACGGAATACTCCATCCAGTTGGTTCCTTGCAATAGGTCTTGCAAGAATTTCGACACGCTCTCCCCaaagttcaagttttcaaaattgaaaccagtgTTCCCGTTGTTGTACTGGATGTTGCAGCATTCTGAGGCATTGGAAAGTGGGACCCAAGGAAGATGAAGGCCATCATTGGGATCACTGACATCGCACATCAATTCGATGGAGGAGGAGCCCTCCAGGTCTTCTTTGAAGAATTGGGGACCAATAATGAGCACAAAGATGATTACAAAGCTCACCAAGTTGAGCCAAGAGATCCACTTTAAGAATTTAAAATAAGAACTTACGGCTGATCCGTAAGTGCTCTCAATTTTCCAAATGAGGTTTGAACCAATGCTAAACGACAAACGATTCCAGACTTTCGACAGGCCCTTGATGATTGGCGACTGCTTTTTTGGCTTGCCTCCATCCGGGTCAATAATATTCGCAGTTTGTTTTTCTGACAAAGAGATTGGTTCCGAGAGAAGTTCTGCCTTTGTTG
This window harbors:
- the LOC131890722 gene encoding transmembrane channel-like protein 7; the protein is MPNFGQFQQEQQQPQQPGPFIRQQQQEHPEGQLRRQQHQQGQFQQEQQQPQQPGPFIRQQQQEQLEGQLRRQQHEHGQFQQEQQHPQQHGPFIRQQQQEQPEGQLRRQQHEHGQFQLEEQQLQQHGSFQRQRQLGLYQRQFLQQNQEHKATFPTKAELLSEPISLSEKQTANIIDPDGGKPKKQSPIIKGLSKVWNRLSFSIGSNLIWKIESTYGSAVSSYFKFLKWISWLNLVSFVIIFVLIIGPQFFKEDLEGSSSIELMCDVSDPNDGLHLPWVPLSNASECCNIQYNNGNTGFNFENLNFGESVSKFLQDLLQGTNWMEYSVLFYGYYSGTHTFPSGDWSYNFGLEYIVVFLIVLLINLIVVVASTTKYMRTKSRTWATKSYRMSHLIFATWDHNLAQESAIKTLKKHIQTNMTGLTENIKETTKKRELKLGGKVCLWATRVFINVVILGLLGGAGYGIYQFTGILVPQWLLEQNCSNVDNTHAPSFLCFVLNYVPSLTITVANIILPLIFAFVIKFEKYSSKMELVIHLARSIVLRMASLILAFLSIYFTVNCNYTYGCKNPDGSVDILTQSSECQMPVELCSNNNVPDTPCNKQLCWESYLGRQFYQLTVVDFLGQLVVFLVDLARAKLIGSKRKNKIFKFLGSIEFTISKHVLDIVYSQTICWLAMFYAPLITLVTVIKMMLLFLLRWLYVRFVCKPTLGKQTVIQPSSLFKGFLLLAFSLSVIALAVTMKTVQPSVSCGPFRDVKCSAPDGACLIYDFVIESLRLNDSWFFPVLEFFLHPTVLWLLIVLFIVVLCFACVHGRSQKRLANVLLNELKRTNMANVKLQITSEGDQLLRASERRSTPL